Proteins from a single region of Syngnathus scovelli strain Florida chromosome 7, RoL_Ssco_1.2, whole genome shotgun sequence:
- the mrpl28 gene encoding large ribosomal subunit protein bL28m isoform X1: MPLHKYPPKIWDALKLKQGIYARLPKHYLKSLEPKDPTPVHWKPLGVQYRRNPKTGQKERVQDNPIPIYYPPESQKGLWGGEGWITGFKYAHNDKMSTRLRKMWKPQLLKRELYSEILDHKFTIVVTPRTLDLIDAAFGFDLYILKTPKEDLNSKLGMDLKRAMLLRLARKDTQLYPDDPITREKVYNKYKQQFEIPEEEAEWMGLTLEEAVEKQRQLEHKEPEPLFKVCTEKLIEELRMQKLSEPHLMENK, from the exons ATGCCTCTGCATAAGTACCCTCCTAAAATCTGGGATGCCCTCAAACTGAAACAGGGCATCTATGCCCGGCTTCCCAAGCATTATCTGAAGTCTCTGGAGCCGAAGGATCCCACACCGGTCCACTGGAAGCCCCTGGGAGTCCAGTACCGACGCAACCCCAAGACAGGGCAGAAAGAACGAGTGCAAGACAACCCAATCCCCATCTACTACCCTCCCGAGTCGCAGAAGGGCCTATGGGGGGGTGAGGGCTGGATAACGGGCTTCAAATATGCCCACAATGATAAA ATGTCCACTCGTCTGCGGAAAATGTGGAAGCCGCAGCTTTTGAAGAGAGAACTTTACAGCGAGATCTTGGACCACAAATTCACCATCGTGGTCACACCGCGCACCCTGGACCTCATTGACGCTGCCTTTGGATTTGACTTGTACATCCTCAAA ACGCCCAAGGAAGATCTGAACTCTAAACTGGGCATGGACCTGAAAAGGGCCATGTTACTGAGGCTGGCTCGCAAAGACACTCAGTTGTATCCAGATGACCCAATAACCAGAGAAAAGGTGTACAACAAATATAAG CAGCAGTTTGAGATACCAGAGGAGGAGGCCGAGTGGATGGGTCTGACTCTTGAAGAAGCTGTGGAGAAGCAGAGGCAGCTGGAGCACAAG GAGCCTGAGCCGCTCTTCAAAGTGTGTACAGAAAAGTTGATCGAGGAGCTgcgcatgcaaaaactgtctgagCCGCATCTCATGGAAAACAAGTGA
- the mrpl28 gene encoding large ribosomal subunit protein bL28m isoform X2: MPLHKYPPKIWDALKLKQGIYARLPKHYLKSLEPKDPTPVHWKPLGVQYRRNPKTGQKERVQDNPIPIYYPPESQKGLWGGEGWITGFKYAHNDKMSTRLRKMWKPQLLKRELYSEILDHKFTIVVTPRTLDLIDAAFGFDLYILKTPKEDLNSKLGMDLKRAMLLRLARKDTQLYPDDPITREKVYNKYKQFEIPEEEAEWMGLTLEEAVEKQRQLEHKEPEPLFKVCTEKLIEELRMQKLSEPHLMENK, translated from the exons ATGCCTCTGCATAAGTACCCTCCTAAAATCTGGGATGCCCTCAAACTGAAACAGGGCATCTATGCCCGGCTTCCCAAGCATTATCTGAAGTCTCTGGAGCCGAAGGATCCCACACCGGTCCACTGGAAGCCCCTGGGAGTCCAGTACCGACGCAACCCCAAGACAGGGCAGAAAGAACGAGTGCAAGACAACCCAATCCCCATCTACTACCCTCCCGAGTCGCAGAAGGGCCTATGGGGGGGTGAGGGCTGGATAACGGGCTTCAAATATGCCCACAATGATAAA ATGTCCACTCGTCTGCGGAAAATGTGGAAGCCGCAGCTTTTGAAGAGAGAACTTTACAGCGAGATCTTGGACCACAAATTCACCATCGTGGTCACACCGCGCACCCTGGACCTCATTGACGCTGCCTTTGGATTTGACTTGTACATCCTCAAA ACGCCCAAGGAAGATCTGAACTCTAAACTGGGCATGGACCTGAAAAGGGCCATGTTACTGAGGCTGGCTCGCAAAGACACTCAGTTGTATCCAGATGACCCAATAACCAGAGAAAAGGTGTACAACAAATATAAG CAGTTTGAGATACCAGAGGAGGAGGCCGAGTGGATGGGTCTGACTCTTGAAGAAGCTGTGGAGAAGCAGAGGCAGCTGGAGCACAAG GAGCCTGAGCCGCTCTTCAAAGTGTGTACAGAAAAGTTGATCGAGGAGCTgcgcatgcaaaaactgtctgagCCGCATCTCATGGAAAACAAGTGA